The Delphinus delphis chromosome 2, mDelDel1.2, whole genome shotgun sequence genome contains a region encoding:
- the BCL2L10 gene encoding LOW QUALITY PROTEIN: bcl-2-like protein 10 (The sequence of the model RefSeq protein was modified relative to this genomic sequence to represent the inferred CDS: inserted 1 base in 1 codon), whose translation MGDAFRRRTARLLTDYLEYCASERGTPVRAPSTPEAAVLRXVAAWKQKTNLHFLSQYRGFRGNRVELVAWMAQELVANNRGGPSWGRVAALVTFAGTLLERPPRGALRRKKTENEDVSRDCRFLVALLCAQLSGRHRA comes from the exons ATGGGGGACGCGTTCAGGCGGCGCACAGCTAGGCTGCTGACGGACTACCTGGAGTACTGCGCCAGCGAGCGCGGCACCCCCGTGCGGGCGCCGTCCACGCCCGAGGCCGCCGTGCTGC CCGTGGCCGCCTGGAAACAGAAGACCAACCTGCACTTCTTGTCGCAGTACCGCGGCTTCCGCGGGAACCGCGTCGAGCTGGTGGCCTGGATGGCGCAGGAGCTAGTCGCCAACAACCGTGGCGGCCCCAGCTGGGGCCGCGTGGCAGCGCTCGTGACCTTCGCGGGGACGCTGCTGGAGAGGCCGCCGCGGGGGGCCCTTAGGCGGAAGAAGACGGAGAATGAAGACGTTAGCAGAGACTGCCGGTTCCTGGTGGCCTTGCTGTGTGCTCAGCTCTCCGGACGGCACCGCGCCTGA